The genome window CTTCCCTAACATGAGCAACTGGTTCCTTCAAAACCCTGGAAAAATGCCATTCTCCCAATAAACAGGAAGGGCAGGTCCAATTTGGTACCGCAGGGTCTAAGCAAAGCTGGACAAAGCCTCACAAGCTATTGTGGCAGCAGCTTCAGTAGGCATCTCCACTGGAGCCAGCCTTACAGGGCTTCTGCAGTCCTTAAACCCAccaccatggccactgagacccATTGCCCAGGCTCAAGTTGTGGCtgtgaaacaaaaaaagaaattcaatccAACAACAAACTCCCAGCTGCTTCTCAAAGTCTTTGCTTTACACATCCTCAGCCAGTCCTTCGGTGAGCCTCAACCTCCCTGAGGTCTCTAAGGACCAATTAGAGACAAACATTTCCTAGCAGGAGTGGAAGACAAGCAAACTAGTATATGCTGAcatccccttcctctttctcaagCAGGTCAGAAAAGAGGCTGGGCCTGGATCTTTTAACAATAGGTTTCTCTAAAGTTAGTGCTGGGGTGCCTGCTGGGGACTGAACACTACTTGCTGCAGGTCAGCCTCAATATAGGGCCTTCCTTCCTTGTTCTTGACCCTCGAAGGGCAGAGGGTAAGGGGGAAAAGGTCCCATCagtagggagggaaaaaaagagatggagCCCTTCAGCCCTGCCTCAGTTGCCCACATATGCCTGCATCTACTTAGAGAGTGAGACAGGCAGGTTGTACACAGCCTAGGCAATCTGGCGAGAAAAAAGGCCAGCTCAGAATCAGTGTGGAGAGCCCTCTCCAGCCAATACTAGATCTATCTACGGGAGGTGTGGGCCTGAGGGAAAGACCATTAGCTGAGGTCATAGCACTTAAAAGACCCTGCTGTACCCCAAAACAGAATCCTCTGCAGAGCCATTGGTGCTAATGGATTACAAGCCTGGTTCCAGAGCTCCTTAGAACCTTGACTCCTTGAACAAGCCTGCTATCCCGTAAAAACCCAAGATCCATGGTGCTCTGCCGTTACGGAGCAACTGCCTTCCTTCCCTAAGGCTACCCAAACACACCTTTCCTCGAGCACTCTCATGCacgcacacactctcacacaatTTCTCAGAGGAGGCTGAATGAACCCCCCACCCTGGCCAAATTCTAAGACACAAGTGCCCTTTGAAGCAAAGGGGCTAGTGAAATTCCCCGAGCTGGGGTCAGGAgaccccttccttccctgcccaTTGCTTTCTCGGTGGCAGGGATACTCACACTCAGGGCCGCCATGGTAAGGGCCTGCTCTGGGGCTGTCCCTCCCGCCACCAACTCCGTTTATCTTGTCCCAGCCAGTCTCTCGGCATGGTCGAGCTTCCTGGAGTGAGAAGATTTCCGGCTGCCCTGAGTCGGAGCCCTCCACTCACCCCCATTCCCAGGCTGGGCCCCCGGCCTTGGGACCTCGACACTTGTTAGTAGCCATAAGAGAGTCAGTCTGTGTGGCCCCAGGAAGTAGCCTCTCAGTTTTAGTTCTCCTCAATGAGATTCAAGTCCAGGTCCCCAAAGTCCTGCTGGCACAATGTCCGCTTGCTCAGTGCCTGCCGGCCCCACCGCACggacccctcctcctcctcttcactTTCACTCAGCACCTGGGAGGAATCCCCAATGGGGCTGCAGGAAGCAGAGAGGTGTGAGGGGCTACAGGCCATGAACCACGGTGGAGAGATACTGCTGCCTTCCCGGGCTGTTTCTTGGAGACAGAGACCTCCTGAGTATGGTTTctgtcaaacaaacaaacaaaattaaggcAAAGAAAGATGCTAATTTCCCAGAGAACCCTGGCCCAAGTTGGATTTCAAAGTACCCCTCTCTTAGTTATCCTTGAAAGCAGGAGTCCTTTCTGTTAGGGTGAGGTCGTGAACTCCctgataaaattttgaaaattcagtgTATGTGCACATTTCTTTGAGGAAAGTGCCCATAGTTTCGATCAGATTCAAGATTAGAAGCATGTTTATAAACTTCATATGGACAGGAATACTGTCTGCTTGTCTCACTCCTGTATTGCCAGTGCCTAGTCagagcctggtacatagtaggcatCCAACACTGCTTGCtgactggttgaatgaatgactctATGAATAAGTCCTCAGAAAGTTTTATGACCCAGTGGTCTGGaaggaagaatatgaaaaaagtggGCAACTGCCTACAACAACTGCACTCACACTGGGAAGTCAAAAAACCATTTGTTGAGCAGATGAATGATGCAGAGCCTGTTTTGCTTAAGCCCTTACAGACCCACATGAAGCAGTAAAGGGCAAGTGACAAAACCAGCCTTGCATGAGGAGGGGTGGGGCACTGATGATGGGGCTTTTGTGGCTCATGCATTCTCAGAGAGGACGGAAAGTGTCTCTAGCAGGACAATCTGGGATCTCTGTTGGAAGGTTTAACATGGGTCTCACCCCAAGTTTCTCTGGAACCCTCAGGACTGAGAAATTTCACAGGACATGGGACTTTCAATGATAAAACCAGAATAATCCTGGGCAAATCGGGATGGTAGATCACTCTCAGCAAAAGCTCAGACAGAAAGGAGCTCCAAGGGAGGCCCTGCCAGGAGGGCCCGGAGCTAGAGGACAACTCACAGGTGCAAATGGAACAGTCCCCCTACTCCCATCCAAGCTTCCCTAGTCCTACTGGTCCCACCTGATTCATCTTGTCAAAGTCCAAGGAAGGCCGCAGCCGCCGAGGGTCCTCCTCGTGGCGCCGCTTGACTCCAGCTTTGCGGGCATCAAGATCACAAGGCTGTGAGCGGCTTCGGGGAAGATTGCGCAGGCCTCGAGGTCTCCAGGGCAGCTCTGGGGAGGATGCGGGGGAGCTCCGGGCAGAGGGCAAGAAGCGGCTTGCCTGTGGGCCCAGGCTGGGTGACAGGGAGAAGCGACGCTGGGGTGGGCAAGGTGACAGGGACTCAGCATCACTCTCCCAGGAGCCACTTTGGGGGGAGGTGGCAGAGGGACGAGAAGAATCTTGGGCCAGGGCCAGGCTGAAGAAAGGGGGGCTGTAGGGTCTGTGGGGTGGGGCACATTGAGAAGAGGCACTGGGAGCTTGGAGGAACCTGAGGCTGGAGACCCGCTTTGGGGGGCTCTGGTGAGGCACCTGCGGCCCACCCCCTCCACCACTGCCCCGGTGCTTGATGGGAGTCCACAGCTTGGAGGGGGCGGGCCGCCACACCGGCTGCCAGCGAGACAGGTCCACGGGCACTGAGAGTGAGCGGCAGTGCCTCTTAGATGGAGGGGCAGGGGGCACAGGAAGCTTTTCTGGGTCTGGAGGCTCAGGGCTTAGGACTTGGGAGAGGGGCTGCTCCTGTGGGGAATTTCCTGGGCTAGGTGGTCTGAGGTGCAGGCTCAAGCCTGAGGGGTGGTAGCTGAGATTGAGGCTGTCCTGGAACTCAGCACAGGAACAGTGGGGCAGGCCCCTCCAGGAAGCACCTTCTGGAAggcattcataataaaaataatattaatgatagctaatatatttttaagagcttactatgtgccatacAATGTGATGAGCACTTTATGTGAGGTTTCCCCAAAACTTCATgagttaggtactattattactacccccatttcacagatgagagaagTCCAGTAACTTGCCAAAAGTCATGCAGGAATCAAATGACCAAAAGCAGGGTTCAAAACCAGATTTGTCTGATGCTAAAGCTGCCTTTTAACCAGCATACTATATTGCCTCCAGTATGAGGAACCACCTGAAACTTAAAATATAGTCTCATATACTGCCTGCTGCTCCCCGTCAAAGGTGGAATGAGTCAAGAGAAGCGAACGTGTGAGAGCCATGCTCATCCCTCACTCTACTCCACCGAGCTCTACTTTGCTCCCGCATCCCCCAGCCCGGAGTTGTGAAAAGCAGGCCTATGCTCTCCGTCCTTAGCCTTTCCCTTTCCTATGTGTCAAAGCACCAAGACAGGAGGTAGGTGACCAAGCAGGTAAgagatcatttgtatttctaggGAGGGCAAGTAGGGTGGGGAAGGCCTTTGCCAATGGAACCCATGCTTCGGAAAAACCCTAAGACTGCTCGTGTTCCTTTGTGTCTCGCCACCCACAAGGAACATACTTATAGGGAAAGATCTTCTAGCCATATTatgattagtttaaaaaaaaaaaagtgccaaatATACAGAATGCAACCTTTTGTGTTAAAAGCATGGGaataaaaacatttacatttatatttgctTCTATCTGTATAAAGAAACTCTGGTTGGATAGACAAGAAACTAATAACAGTAGTTACTTTTACGGAGGTGATGGGAGCTGggtgcagaggagagaggagaggaagggggactTTTTTCAGTATAAtgtttttgctgtttaaaaattttggaaatgggAATGTACTGCCTACACAAAAAATTAGATTATAAAAGTTCCTAcaggggctaccctggtggtgcagtggttgagagtctgcctgctgacgcaggggacacgggttcgtgccccggtccgggaggatcccacatgccgtggagtggctaggcccgtgagccatggccgctgagcctgcgcgtccggagcctgtgctccgcaacgggagaggccacaacagtaagaggcccgcgtaccgcaaaaaaaaaaaaaaaaaaagttcctacaAGACTAGAATAAGACCAAACTAAACAAGTAACTTCCATGCTGGTGCAGTAAAATGGAGACAAGCGCCAATCTCAGAAGGTGACCCTGGCAAGAAAATTGTGGATGCAGGCTAGCTAGTCCTGG of Delphinus delphis chromosome 3, mDelDel1.2, whole genome shotgun sequence contains these proteins:
- the FAM53C gene encoding protein FAM53C, with the translated sequence MITLITEQLQKQTLDELKCTRFSISLPLPDHVDISNCGNPFQLVSEGASWRGLPHCSCAEFQDSLNLSYHPSGLSLHLRPPSPGNSPQEQPLSQVLSPEPPDPEKLPVPPAPPSKRHCRSLSVPVDLSRWQPVWRPAPSKLWTPIKHRGSGGGGGPQVPHQSPPKRVSSLRFLQAPSASSQCAPPHRPYSPPFFSLALAQDSSRPSATSPQSGSWESDAESLSPCPPQRRFSLSPSLGPQASRFLPSARSSPASSPELPWRPRGLRNLPRSRSQPCDLDARKAGVKRRHEEDPRRLRPSLDFDKMNQKPYSGGLCLQETAREGSSISPPWFMACSPSHLSASCSPIGDSSQVLSESEEEEEGSVRWGRQALSKRTLCQQDFGDLDLNLIEEN